From a single Lolium rigidum isolate FL_2022 chromosome 7, APGP_CSIRO_Lrig_0.1, whole genome shotgun sequence genomic region:
- the LOC124676573 gene encoding transcription factor MYB41-like, which translates to MGRAPCCERSGLKKGPWTPEEDEKLVAYIKKHGQGNWRTMPKHAGLERCGKSCRLRWTNYLRPDIKRGRFSFEEEETIIQLHSILGNKWSAIAARLPGRTDNEIKNYWNTHIRKRLLRMGLDPVTHAPRLDLLDLSALLKPAAAYYPTQGDLDTLRALEPLAGYPDLLRLASTLLAAPTPASTTAEQHMLLPWLIQAQMAQQASNQQAPPQHATGADQFMPPSSAYQMPALVHANPAHQDHMVACGDYTHLPAYDGQVDYMPPLMQMVSDTSNQQWSGTVSSSNNNCNVGSGVSTPSSSPAAGRVNSASTTTTFCASASSFDAISAADAAGLFDMHLSDLLDVSDYM; encoded by the exons ATGGGGCGCGCGCCGTGCTGCGAGAGGAGCGGGCTGAAGAAGGGGCCGTGGACGCCGGAGGAGGACGAGAAGCTGGTCGCCTACATCAAGAAGCACGGCCAGGGGAACTGGCGCACCATGCCCAAGCATGCCG GCTTGGAGCGTTGCGGGAAGAGCTGCCGGCTGCGGTGGACGAACTACCTCCGGCCGGACATCAAGCGCGGCCGCTtctccttcgaggaggaggagaccaTCATCCAGCTCCACAGCATCCTCggcaacaa gtggtcAGCCATTGCGGCGCGGCTGCCAGGACGGACGGACAACGAGATCAAGAACTACTGGAACACGCACATCCGCAAGCGCCTCCTCCGCATGGGCCTCGACCCCGTCACCCATGCGCCGCGCCTCGACCTCCTCGACCTCTCCGCGCTGCTCAAGCCCGCGGCCGCCTACTACCCCACGCAGGGCGACCTCGACACGCTCCGCGCGCTCGAGCCGCTCGCCGGCTACCCGGACCTCCTCCGCCTCGCCTCCACCCTCCTCGCCGCGCCGACGCCCGCCTCCACCACGGCCGagcagcatatgctcctgccatggCTCATCCAAGCGCAGATGGCGCAGCAGGCCTCGAATCAGCAGGCGCCGCCGCAGCATGCCACGGGTGCAGACCAGTTCATGCCGCCCAGCTCGGCGTACCAAATGCCAGCCCTGGTCCACGCGAACCCCGCGCACCAGGATCACATGGTGGCCTGCGGTGACTACACGCACCTCCCTGCCTACGATGGCCAGGTCGACTACATGCCGCCGCTGATGCAGATGGTGTCAGACACGTCCAACCAGCAGTGGAGCGGCACggtcagcagcagcaacaacaactgcAACGTCGGCTCCGGCGTGTCCACGCCGTCGTCGAGCCCCGCTGCGGGGCGCGTGAACTCGGCTTCGACGACGACAACGTTCTGCGCGAGCGCCAGCAGTTTTGACGCCATcagcgccgccgacgccgccgggcTGTTCGACATGCACCTGTCCGATCTCCTTGATGTGAGCGACTACATGTAG